The following are encoded in a window of Kitasatospora sp. NBC_01250 genomic DNA:
- a CDS encoding histidine decarboxylase translates to MSPTATLAAAAAATADDADATLAAADAEPAAAPVVDPGSELDGRDFALPTTGLDDTQRLRALDTVDEYLTRKRRHLVGYQATQDMQGCALDLARFMPNNINNLGDPFQSGGYKPNTKVVERAVLDYYAALWNAGRPHDPADPESYWGYMLSMGSTEGNMYALWNARDYLSGKALIQPPAVPFDALRYVGARPDCTNPNAHRPVAFYSEDTHYSFAKAVRVLNVETFHAVGTELYPDECPLPDPVTGRRQWPTEVPSAAGPSGLSWDGPGEIDIDALAALVEFFAAKGHPIFVNLNLGSTFKGAHDDVRQVCERLLPIFEEHGLVHREVVHGTDPATGEPLVDVRRGFWIHVDGALGAGYAPFVRMAAQDPAYGWAPEVELPEYDFGLTLPTREFGEVDMVSSIAMSGHKWAGAPWPCGIYMTKVKYQISPPSQPEYIGAPDTTFAGSRNGFSPLVLWDHLSRYSYQDQVDRIRGAQELAHYLERRLLAMERESGVELWPARTPGAVTVRFRKPSAELVAKWSLSSQDVVMVPGDESTRRAYVHVFVMPSVDRTKLDALLADLAEDPALVRRRLP, encoded by the coding sequence ATGAGCCCGACCGCCACCCTCGCCGCCGCAGCAGCCGCAACCGCGGACGATGCGGACGCCACGCTCGCCGCAGCCGACGCCGAGCCGGCGGCGGCGCCGGTTGTGGATCCGGGATCCGAGCTGGACGGTCGCGACTTCGCACTGCCCACCACCGGGCTGGACGACACACAGCGGCTGCGCGCACTGGACACGGTGGACGAGTACCTGACCCGCAAGCGCCGGCACCTGGTCGGCTACCAGGCCACCCAGGACATGCAGGGCTGCGCGCTGGACCTGGCCCGGTTCATGCCGAACAACATCAACAACCTCGGCGACCCGTTCCAGAGCGGCGGCTACAAGCCCAACACCAAGGTCGTGGAACGGGCGGTGCTCGACTACTACGCGGCGCTGTGGAACGCCGGGCGACCGCACGACCCGGCCGACCCCGAGTCGTACTGGGGCTACATGCTGTCCATGGGCTCGACCGAGGGCAACATGTACGCGCTCTGGAACGCCCGGGACTACCTGAGCGGCAAGGCGCTGATCCAGCCCCCGGCGGTGCCGTTCGACGCCCTGCGCTACGTCGGGGCCCGGCCCGACTGCACCAACCCCAACGCCCACCGCCCGGTGGCGTTCTACTCCGAGGACACCCACTACTCCTTCGCCAAGGCCGTCCGGGTGCTCAACGTGGAGACCTTCCACGCCGTCGGCACCGAGCTGTACCCGGACGAGTGCCCGCTGCCCGACCCCGTCACCGGGCGTCGCCAATGGCCCACCGAGGTCCCCTCCGCCGCCGGCCCCTCGGGCCTGTCCTGGGACGGCCCGGGCGAGATCGACATCGACGCGCTCGCGGCGCTGGTCGAGTTCTTCGCCGCGAAGGGGCACCCGATCTTCGTCAACCTCAACCTCGGCAGCACCTTCAAGGGAGCCCACGACGACGTCCGGCAGGTGTGCGAACGGCTGCTGCCGATCTTCGAGGAGCACGGCCTGGTCCACCGCGAGGTGGTCCACGGCACCGACCCGGCCACCGGTGAGCCGCTGGTCGACGTGCGCCGCGGGTTCTGGATCCACGTGGACGGCGCCCTCGGCGCGGGCTACGCGCCGTTCGTGCGGATGGCCGCCCAGGACCCGGCGTACGGCTGGGCCCCCGAGGTCGAGCTGCCCGAGTACGACTTCGGACTCACGCTTCCCACAAGGGAGTTCGGCGAGGTCGACATGGTCTCCTCGATTGCGATGAGCGGCCACAAGTGGGCCGGCGCGCCGTGGCCGTGCGGCATCTACATGACGAAGGTCAAGTACCAGATCTCGCCGCCGTCCCAGCCGGAGTACATAGGCGCGCCCGACACCACCTTCGCGGGCTCCCGCAACGGGTTCTCCCCCCTCGTCCTCTGGGACCACCTGTCCCGGTACTCCTACCAGGACCAGGTGGACCGGATCCGCGGCGCCCAGGAGCTGGCCCACTACCTGGAGCGGCGCCTGCTGGCGATGGAACGGGAGTCGGGCGTCGAACTCTGGCCGGCACGCACCCCGGGCGCCGTCACCGTCCGGTTCCGCAAGCCCAGCGCGGAGCTCGTCGCGAAGTGGTCGCTCTCCTCGCAGGACGTTGTCATGGTCCCGGGCGACGAGTCCACCCGCCGCGCCTACGTCCACGTGTTCGTGATGCCCTCGGTGGACCGGACGAAGCTCGACGCACTCCTCGCGGACCTCGCCGAGGACCCCGCCCTGGTTCGACGGAGGCTCCCCTGA
- a CDS encoding zinc-dependent alcohol dehydrogenase family protein, translating into MRATVIHGPRDIRIEEVPDPVVQRPTDAVVRVVNACICGSDLWAYRGVAAREPGQRIGHEFLGIVEEVGSEVGRFEAGDFVVAPFVWSDGTCDFCRDGLQTSCPHGGFWGSVGSDGGQGEAVRVPFADGTLVKLPRDAATDQALLPSLLALSDVMATGHHAAVSARVRPGSTVAVVGDGAVGLCGVLAAHRLGAGRIIALGRHEMRTGIARRFGATDVVPDRGEAAVEKVRELTGGQGAHAVLEAVGTEESMRTAISIARDGGAVGYVGVPHGGSAGVDIGQMFDRNVTLAGGVAPARAYIPELLPDVLRGAIEPGLVFDRTVDLAGVPDGYRAMHEREALKVRIAF; encoded by the coding sequence GTGCGTGCCACCGTGATCCACGGCCCCCGTGACATCCGGATCGAGGAGGTCCCCGACCCGGTGGTCCAGCGGCCGACCGATGCCGTGGTGCGGGTGGTCAACGCCTGCATCTGTGGCAGTGACCTGTGGGCCTACCGCGGGGTGGCCGCCCGTGAGCCGGGGCAGCGTATCGGGCACGAGTTCCTCGGCATCGTCGAGGAGGTGGGCTCCGAGGTCGGCCGGTTCGAGGCCGGGGACTTCGTGGTCGCACCGTTCGTCTGGTCGGACGGCACCTGTGACTTCTGTCGCGACGGGCTGCAGACGTCCTGTCCGCACGGCGGCTTCTGGGGCAGTGTCGGCTCGGACGGCGGGCAGGGCGAGGCGGTGCGGGTTCCGTTCGCCGACGGCACCCTGGTCAAGCTGCCCAGGGACGCGGCCACCGACCAGGCGCTGCTGCCCAGCCTGCTCGCGCTCTCCGACGTGATGGCCACCGGGCACCACGCGGCGGTCTCGGCCAGGGTCCGCCCGGGGTCGACGGTGGCGGTGGTGGGCGACGGCGCGGTGGGCCTGTGCGGGGTGCTGGCCGCGCACCGGCTCGGCGCCGGCCGGATCATCGCGCTGGGCCGCCACGAGATGCGCACCGGGATCGCGCGCAGGTTCGGCGCCACCGACGTGGTGCCGGACCGCGGTGAGGCGGCGGTCGAGAAGGTGCGCGAGCTGACCGGTGGTCAGGGCGCGCACGCGGTGCTGGAGGCGGTGGGCACCGAGGAGTCGATGCGCACCGCGATCTCGATCGCCCGGGACGGCGGTGCCGTCGGCTACGTCGGGGTGCCGCACGGCGGCAGCGCGGGCGTGGACATCGGCCAGATGTTCGACCGGAATGTGACACTGGCGGGCGGCGTGGCACCGGCCCGCGCGTACATCCCCGAACTGCTGCCGGACGTGCTCCGCGGTGCGATCGAGCCCGGCCTGGTCTTCGACCGCACCGTCGACCTCGCCGGAGTGCCGGACGGCTACCGCGCCATGCACGAGCGCGAGGCGCTGAAGGTCCGCATCGCCTTCTGA
- a CDS encoding LysR family transcriptional regulator, which translates to MLDVRRLVLLRDLEVHGTVTAVAELHGVTPSAVSQQLRLLEEETRTRLLERTGRSVHLTPAGRRLNSDTEHVLAALERARIRLHTRTGTPQGPLRFACFPSALTPVAAPLGKALEDSHPDVQLHITEAEPEAAVRLLLQRRADLALVYRYDNLAAPPLTEVETRTLRTDPLLAVLPRDHPAALTAHSPIALRDLADTPWTIAPPHTACGDAVLQACRAAGFTPQVRNTCTDFAAMIALTESTGHATLIPRMATAHLPPTLTARPITDTTLARTIEIAVRHDTAHEPAIAVCLNTLRTLLQTAP; encoded by the coding sequence ATGCTCGATGTGCGACGACTTGTCCTGCTCCGCGACCTGGAAGTGCACGGCACGGTAACCGCCGTCGCCGAGCTCCACGGCGTCACACCCTCCGCCGTCTCCCAGCAACTGCGCCTGCTGGAAGAGGAGACCCGCACCCGCCTCCTGGAACGCACCGGGCGCTCGGTCCACCTCACGCCCGCAGGCCGTCGCCTCAACAGCGACACCGAGCACGTACTCGCCGCACTCGAGCGCGCCCGCATCCGGCTGCACACCCGGACCGGCACCCCCCAGGGCCCCCTACGATTCGCCTGCTTCCCCAGCGCCCTCACCCCGGTGGCCGCACCCCTCGGCAAAGCCCTGGAGGACAGCCACCCGGATGTGCAGCTCCACATCACCGAGGCCGAACCCGAGGCCGCGGTCCGGCTGCTGCTCCAACGGCGCGCCGACCTGGCCCTCGTCTACCGGTACGACAACCTCGCCGCACCCCCACTCACCGAGGTGGAAACCCGAACCCTGCGAACCGACCCCCTCCTCGCCGTCCTGCCCCGCGACCACCCCGCGGCGCTGACCGCCCACTCCCCCATCGCCCTGCGCGACCTCGCAGACACCCCGTGGACCATCGCGCCGCCCCACACCGCCTGCGGCGACGCCGTCCTCCAAGCCTGCCGCGCCGCCGGTTTCACCCCCCAGGTGAGAAACACCTGCACCGACTTCGCCGCCATGATCGCTCTCACCGAGAGCACCGGACACGCCACCCTCATCCCCCGCATGGCCACCGCTCACCTCCCGCCCACACTCACCGCGCGACCGATCACCGACACCACCCTCGCCCGCACCATCGAGATCGCCGTCCGCCACGACACGGCACACGAACCCGCGATCGCCGTCTGCCTCAACACCCTCCGGACGCTCCTGCAGACAGCACCATGA